One genomic window of Eisenibacter elegans DSM 3317 includes the following:
- a CDS encoding GxxExxY protein — protein sequence MEINQITEKIIGCAIEVHKNLGPGLLESAYEECLYYELNHHGLHVKRQLALPVVYKDVKLDAGYRIDLLVENKVIVEIKSVEAIAEIHKAQLMTYMKLANIKIGLLMNFNVSRLKDGIVRWII from the coding sequence ATGGAAATAAACCAGATAACCGAGAAAATTATTGGTTGTGCAATTGAAGTTCACAAAAATTTAGGTCCGGGCTTGCTTGAAAGTGCCTACGAAGAGTGTTTGTATTACGAACTAAATCACCACGGACTACATGTAAAACGACAACTCGCTTTGCCCGTGGTTTACAAAGATGTGAAGTTAGATGCCGGCTATCGTATTGATTTATTGGTAGAAAATAAAGTAATCGTTGAAATAAAATCAGTTGAGGCAATAGCGGAAATACACAAAGCCCAACTGATGACGTATATGAAACTTGCCAACATAAAAATAGGTCTATTAATGAACTTTAACGTCAGCCGTTTAAAAGATGGAATCGTTAGATGGATTATTTAA
- a CDS encoding linear amide C-N hydrolase, with product MPSRKTLAVRLNEVYNYITKYTLLKNKNTLKLKYMNTKLLKVFLATFFASALFIMSSKSYACTRVVYQGPNGTIITARSMDWKGDIPANLWVFPRGMERNGEAGSTSVKWKSKYGSVITSSWDIASSDGMNEKGLVGNLLWLAESSYPKFEKDKDKAGIAVSLWLQYVLDNFENVSEAVEFLGREEFVVVSSHIPGTNVFATVHLSISDASGDNAIFEYIDGKLVIHHDKSYVTMTNSPTFAEQLAINTYWKSIPGTVMLPGTNRAADRFVRASYYIDAIPKTDNTRVALASVFGVIRNCSVPLGISSETAPNISSTRWRTVADQKNLVYYFDNVLNPNVVWIEFSKIDFSEKGKVKKLSLANNENYSGESSMNFKVAQPFKFAGLE from the coding sequence ATGCCAAGTCGCAAAACGTTAGCGGTCAGGCTAAATGAGGTCTACAACTATATAACAAAATATACTCTACTCAAAAACAAAAATACCTTAAAATTAAAATATATGAATACAAAATTATTAAAAGTATTTTTAGCGACATTCTTTGCAAGCGCTCTATTCATTATGTCAAGCAAGTCTTACGCTTGTACAAGAGTAGTTTATCAAGGTCCCAACGGGACAATAATTACCGCTCGCTCAATGGATTGGAAGGGAGATATTCCTGCTAATCTCTGGGTTTTCCCAAGAGGAATGGAACGCAACGGAGAAGCAGGAAGTACATCGGTAAAATGGAAGTCAAAATATGGAAGTGTTATTACCAGCTCTTGGGATATTGCTTCATCTGACGGAATGAATGAAAAAGGATTAGTTGGAAACCTGTTATGGTTAGCCGAGTCGTCTTATCCAAAATTTGAAAAAGATAAAGATAAAGCCGGCATTGCCGTTTCACTGTGGCTACAATACGTGTTGGATAATTTTGAAAATGTATCCGAAGCAGTTGAATTTCTCGGAAGAGAAGAATTTGTTGTTGTTTCATCGCATATTCCGGGCACAAATGTTTTTGCTACGGTACACTTATCAATTTCAGATGCATCGGGTGATAATGCTATCTTTGAGTATATAGATGGGAAACTCGTAATACACCATGATAAGTCGTACGTAACCATGACCAATTCGCCAACTTTTGCAGAGCAACTAGCTATAAACACCTATTGGAAAAGCATTCCGGGTACTGTTATGCTTCCGGGAACCAACAGAGCGGCAGATAGATTTGTAAGGGCCTCTTATTACATTGATGCCATACCAAAAACAGATAATACAAGAGTAGCGTTAGCAAGTGTTTTTGGAGTAATACGGAACTGTTCGGTTCCGCTGGGTATCTCATCAGAAACAGCACCCAATATTTCTTCTACTCGATGGAGAACAGTCGCAGACCAAAAGAATTTGGTTTACTATTTTGATAACGTGTTAAATCCGAATGTGGTATGGATAGAATTCAGTAAAATAGATTTTAGTGAAAAAGGAAAAGTGAAAAAATTAAGTTTGGCAAATAATGAAAATTATTCGGGAGAATCTTCTATGAATTTTAAAGTTGCACAACCGTTCAAATTTGCGGGACTGGAATAG
- a CDS encoding four helix bundle protein, with translation MRRKVLSKQLLRSGTSVGANIREAQNAQSKPDFIHKLSIAQKECDETLYWIELLNQSGFISTDEFVSINDDAKELLRMLRSAIITSKTTHNL, from the coding sequence ATGCGAAGAAAAGTTTTGAGCAAACAGTTATTGCGTTCAGGAACTTCAGTTGGGGCAAATATAAGGGAGGCACAAAACGCACAGAGCAAACCTGATTTTATTCACAAGCTTTCTATTGCTCAAAAAGAGTGTGATGAAACCTTGTATTGGATAGAGTTATTAAATCAATCAGGCTTTATTTCAACGGATGAATTTGTTTCAATTAATGATGATGCTAAAGAACTATTGAGAATGCTTCGTAGTGCAATAATTACTTCAAAAACAACCCATAACTTATAA
- a CDS encoding HAMP domain-containing sensor histidine kinase: protein MKIRSRLTLLFTLITATILLAFASVIYISAKENREKEFYSLLRKEALTKANLFFNAKVEIQTLQDIYRSNRQILNEVEVAIYDSSFNLLYHDAVDIDFVKETPEMLNNIYQKGEIKFYQEDWQVIGFRYGFQNKDYIITAAAYDQYGYSKLNSLMKNIFVVFIVSILFLYIAGLYFSKKAFDPVKEMTNKVKIISATNLDLRLNNNGNKDELSELAGTFNEMLNRLENSFDAQKNFVSNISHELRTPLAAIITELELSINKERTIEEYKTAILNALNDAKKLVRISNSLLDLAKASYDPSEIVFKSVRIDEILMDARQQVQKANPNYKIDIAFEQEFENDHQISVNGNEYLLKVAFANLMENGCKFSKEHQCSVSVQFNDENIKLKFTDKGIGISEDDLQNIFTPFYRGLNKQFAEGSGIGLSLTQKTIQLHKGSISVQSTQGEGTIFTIELPHI from the coding sequence GTGAAAATCAGATCACGGCTTACTTTACTATTCACACTCATTACTGCTACTATTTTATTGGCATTTGCTTCTGTAATCTATATTTCAGCAAAGGAAAACCGTGAAAAAGAATTTTATTCTTTATTAAGAAAAGAAGCTCTAACCAAAGCAAATTTGTTTTTCAATGCAAAAGTAGAAATCCAAACTCTTCAAGATATTTATAGAAGTAATAGACAAATTTTAAATGAAGTTGAAGTAGCTATTTATGACAGCAGTTTTAATTTACTTTATCACGATGCCGTTGATATTGACTTTGTGAAGGAAACACCTGAAATGTTAAATAATATCTATCAAAAGGGTGAAATTAAATTTTATCAGGAAGATTGGCAGGTAATAGGTTTTCGTTATGGTTTTCAAAATAAGGATTATATTATAACAGCTGCTGCTTATGACCAATATGGATACAGTAAATTAAACAGTCTGATGAAGAACATTTTTGTTGTTTTTATTGTCTCCATTTTATTCCTCTACATTGCAGGGTTATACTTTTCAAAAAAGGCATTTGACCCTGTAAAAGAAATGACGAATAAAGTAAAAATAATTTCTGCGACCAATCTGGACTTGCGATTGAACAATAACGGCAATAAAGATGAGCTTTCTGAGTTGGCCGGCACATTCAACGAAATGCTGAACCGACTGGAAAATTCTTTTGATGCTCAAAAGAATTTTGTTTCCAATATTTCCCACGAATTGCGGACACCACTTGCGGCCATTATTACAGAATTAGAACTATCAATCAATAAAGAACGAACTATTGAAGAATATAAAACAGCCATTCTGAATGCCCTGAATGATGCAAAAAAACTGGTTCGTATTTCTAACAGCTTACTCGACTTGGCAAAAGCAAGCTATGACCCATCCGAAATTGTTTTTAAATCGGTTCGTATTGATGAGATTTTAATGGATGCACGGCAACAAGTACAAAAGGCAAACCCCAACTACAAAATCGATATTGCATTTGAACAGGAATTTGAAAATGATCATCAAATATCCGTAAATGGTAACGAATATCTTTTGAAAGTGGCATTTGCTAATCTTATGGAAAACGGATGTAAGTTTTCAAAAGAGCATCAATGCAGTGTTTCTGTTCAGTTTAATGATGAAAATATTAAGCTCAAATTTACAGACAAAGGCATTGGCATATCGGAAGATGATTTACAAAACATCTTTACGCCTTTTTATAGGGGCCTAAACAAGCAATTTGCAGAAGGCAGTGGCATTGGGCTTTCACTCACACAAAAAACTATTCAATTACACAAAGGTTCCATAAGCGTTCAATCTACACAAGGAGAGGGAACAATCTTTACCATTGAGCTGCCTCACATCTAA
- a CDS encoding MgtC/SapB family protein: MTVLDFTTRLSLAVILGVAIGFERQWRQKSAGLRTNTLVSLGSAAFTLISFALTSTVDADGVYRGDATRIIGQIVTGIGFLGAGVILRDGLSIQGLNTAATIWCSAAVGALAGVGLFAEATIVAVAVILTHLLLRPLGIKLGKLTFKKEEGGSFYYSFKIRCKEQVENHLRVLILNALKNDNHLQLRSLKSTDNGNPAYTYVEAEILANGKHDNEMEKLAGLLTLEYGVTQVSWEINGQQTD; encoded by the coding sequence ATGACCGTATTAGACTTCACCACACGATTATCGTTAGCAGTCATTCTGGGAGTTGCCATTGGTTTTGAAAGGCAATGGAGGCAGAAGAGTGCAGGTCTTCGCACCAACACGCTGGTTTCGTTGGGTTCGGCAGCTTTTACCCTAATTTCTTTCGCCCTTACTTCTACGGTGGATGCCGATGGTGTTTACAGAGGTGATGCCACCAGAATTATTGGGCAAATAGTAACCGGTATCGGATTTTTGGGAGCTGGAGTAATCTTAAGAGATGGATTAAGCATTCAGGGGTTAAATACTGCTGCTACTATTTGGTGTTCGGCTGCGGTAGGTGCTTTGGCAGGTGTAGGCTTATTTGCAGAAGCGACCATAGTGGCAGTTGCCGTAATCCTTACACACTTACTGCTTCGTCCTTTAGGCATCAAACTCGGCAAACTCACTTTCAAAAAGGAGGAAGGTGGTTCTTTTTACTATTCCTTTAAAATTCGCTGCAAGGAGCAAGTTGAAAATCACTTGCGGGTGTTGATACTGAATGCGCTTAAAAACGACAATCACCTTCAATTGCGCTCACTCAAAAGCACTGATAACGGCAATCCTGCATACACTTATGTAGAAGCAGAAATTTTAGCCAATGGAAAACACGACAACGAAATGGAAAAATTGGCGGGCTTGCTTACCCTTGAATATGGTGTAACCCAGGTAAGTTGGGAAATTAATGGGCAACAAACAGATTAG
- the mgtE gene encoding magnesium transporter: MNIQELHKLAKEFQHIDQIIEMVPVMKKMPVVEVAEILQAIDETYLFNILDRFSLEQQGLIFSEFPMVKQLNLFKTVSQKRFAQIFENMPSENRADFFQHLTQKEQSSLLPFLSKTVREDVIKLSAYPPETAGGIMSTDFATVQSQMSCAEAIEKVRSDAPSKKTVYYIYVVDSHQRLQGFITLKDLIMAEPYTKVENALHKDFVFAFVDEDREKVAQLIERYDLVAIPILNRENQLVGIVTHDEAIDVIRAEHSEDMQKFMGIAQANEAFDYIGTSTFKHFKKRVVWIVTLAAVGIISGVIIHSYENALEKLLILALYMPMVADTGGNSGSQAATVVVRALALGQITVRNWLKILWKEAKISLLLAVCLGLLAYGKVLFLSWETNIPSAYSLPLIAFMISLALALQVVTATVIGAGLPLLVKRFGGDPAVAASPAITTVVDITGLLIYFGTATIFFSL; this comes from the coding sequence ATGAATATCCAAGAACTACACAAACTCGCAAAAGAATTTCAGCACATAGACCAAATCATTGAAATGGTTCCGGTTATGAAAAAGATGCCGGTAGTGGAGGTGGCCGAAATTCTACAGGCTATTGATGAAACCTATTTATTCAACATTCTCGACCGCTTCTCATTAGAGCAACAGGGTTTGATTTTTTCAGAGTTTCCAATGGTCAAACAATTGAACCTATTTAAGACGGTTTCACAAAAACGCTTTGCCCAGATATTTGAAAATATGCCTTCAGAAAATCGGGCAGATTTTTTTCAGCATCTCACGCAAAAAGAGCAATCCTCCTTGCTCCCTTTCTTATCAAAAACCGTTCGGGAAGATGTGATTAAACTCAGTGCCTATCCGCCTGAAACAGCCGGAGGCATAATGAGCACCGATTTTGCCACTGTGCAAAGTCAAATGTCCTGTGCAGAAGCCATCGAAAAAGTAAGAAGCGATGCTCCGTCCAAAAAAACGGTGTATTACATATATGTAGTGGATTCCCATCAGCGATTACAAGGTTTTATTACACTCAAAGACCTGATTATGGCAGAACCATACACCAAGGTAGAAAATGCCTTACACAAGGATTTTGTTTTTGCCTTCGTGGATGAAGACCGTGAAAAAGTGGCACAACTCATTGAACGCTACGATTTGGTAGCCATTCCCATTCTCAACAGAGAAAACCAGTTGGTTGGAATTGTTACCCACGATGAAGCCATAGATGTGATTCGTGCCGAACATTCGGAAGATATGCAAAAATTTATGGGTATTGCCCAAGCCAACGAAGCATTTGATTATATCGGCACCAGCACCTTTAAGCATTTTAAAAAGCGGGTGGTTTGGATTGTTACGTTGGCAGCGGTTGGTATTATTTCAGGTGTCATCATTCACAGCTATGAAAATGCCTTAGAGAAGTTGCTCATCCTTGCTTTGTATATGCCGATGGTGGCAGATACAGGGGGGAATTCTGGAAGTCAAGCGGCTACTGTTGTCGTGAGGGCATTAGCATTGGGACAAATTACGGTTCGCAATTGGTTGAAAATTTTATGGAAGGAAGCCAAAATATCTTTGTTGCTGGCGGTTTGTTTAGGATTGCTCGCTTACGGCAAAGTATTGTTTCTGAGTTGGGAAACGAATATTCCTTCTGCCTACTCCTTACCCTTGATTGCTTTTATGATTTCACTTGCATTGGCTTTGCAGGTAGTAACTGCCACGGTAATTGGTGCAGGATTACCACTTTTGGTAAAGCGTTTTGGAGGTGACCCTGCAGTTGCTGCAAGTCCTGCCATTACCACCGTGGTGGACATTACGGGCTTGCTCATCTACTTTGGAACAGCTACAATTTTTTTCTCACTGTAA
- the lpxA gene encoding acyl-ACP--UDP-N-acetylglucosamine O-acyltransferase produces the protein MKNSPLAYIHPDAKIADDVVIEPFATIYENVEIGEGTWIGPNAVIMPGARIGKHCKIHPGAVISNIPQDLKFEGEDTTVVIGDYTTIRECVTVNRGTKDKFTTQVGSHCLLMAYVHVAHDCIIGDHCVIANSVQIAGHVSIEDYAIVGGTSAVHQFVKIGAHAMVGGGSLVRKDVPPYIMAGREPLSYDGINSIGLRRRGFSNEAIGNLQQIYRIIFQQGLNITNALKAVEEAIEDSPERAHVLDFVRSSERGIIKGNRV, from the coding sequence ATGAAAAATAGCCCCCTAGCCTACATACACCCCGATGCCAAGATTGCCGATGATGTCGTCATCGAACCCTTTGCTACCATCTATGAAAATGTAGAAATAGGTGAAGGCACTTGGATTGGCCCCAATGCGGTCATTATGCCCGGCGCACGCATCGGAAAGCACTGCAAAATACACCCGGGAGCGGTAATTTCGAACATCCCCCAAGACCTTAAGTTTGAAGGAGAAGATACGACAGTTGTCATTGGCGATTATACCACCATCCGTGAGTGTGTTACGGTCAATAGAGGTACAAAAGACAAGTTTACGACCCAAGTAGGCAGCCACTGCCTGCTGATGGCTTACGTACACGTGGCGCACGACTGTATCATTGGCGACCACTGTGTGATTGCCAACTCTGTACAAATCGCAGGGCACGTCAGTATCGAAGATTATGCCATCGTAGGCGGCACGAGTGCCGTCCACCAATTTGTCAAAATTGGTGCACACGCAATGGTCGGCGGCGGGTCGCTTGTCCGAAAAGATGTACCCCCGTATATTATGGCTGGAAGAGAACCCCTTAGCTACGATGGCATCAACTCCATCGGCTTGCGCCGCAGGGGCTTTAGCAATGAAGCCATTGGCAACTTGCAGCAAATCTACCGCATCATTTTCCAGCAGGGGCTAAACATCACCAACGCGCTCAAAGCCGTAGAAGAGGCCATCGAAGACTCTCCGGAAAGAGCACACGTGCTAGACTTTGTGCGTAGCTCCGAGCGCGGCATTATCAAAGGCAACCGTGTATAG
- a CDS encoding bifunctional UDP-3-O-[3-hydroxymyristoyl] N-acetylglucosamine deacetylase/3-hydroxyacyl-ACP dehydratase, which produces MNIKQHTIKKAVQLSGVGLHTGVPATMTFLPAKPNHGIKFQRVDIEGQPTVDADVDNVVDLSRGTTIEQSGARIHTVEHTLAAIVGLQIDNVLIQLDGPEPPIMDGSSIKFVEALQEAGLEEQDAFRNYYEIDESIIHRESDKDIELAAMPLNDYRLTVMVDYNSSVLGSQHASITHISQFASEIASCRTFCFLHELEMLHKQNLIQGGTLNNAIVIVDRVVADNELDYLAKLFNQPKVEIRKEGILNNVELRYRNEPARHKLLDLVGDLALVGRPIKAQILAARPGHAANIAFAKKIKRQIEAKKKDSRIPDYNPKLPSLLDINQIGQMLPHRYPFRLVDKIFYLDDTSVAGIKNVTINEPFFQGHFPGNPVMPGVLQIEAMAQTGGILVLSTVPDPENYWAYLIAIESCRFKKMVLPGDTVVFKCTLTHPIRRGIAKMQGQAFVGDNLVCEAVLSASIVRKDEK; this is translated from the coding sequence ATGAACATAAAACAACATACCATTAAGAAAGCCGTGCAACTATCCGGCGTAGGTTTGCATACCGGGGTACCGGCTACAATGACTTTTTTGCCAGCTAAGCCCAATCACGGCATCAAATTCCAGCGGGTAGACATCGAAGGCCAACCAACCGTAGATGCTGACGTAGACAATGTGGTAGACCTCTCTCGTGGCACGACCATCGAGCAGAGTGGCGCACGCATCCATACCGTAGAGCACACCTTGGCGGCTATCGTAGGCTTACAAATCGATAACGTACTGATACAGCTTGACGGCCCCGAGCCTCCCATTATGGATGGCAGCTCTATCAAGTTTGTAGAAGCACTACAAGAAGCCGGTCTCGAAGAACAAGACGCTTTCCGTAATTATTACGAAATCGATGAGAGCATTATTCACCGCGAAAGCGATAAGGACATAGAGCTGGCCGCAATGCCTCTCAATGACTACCGTTTGACGGTAATGGTAGACTACAACTCTTCGGTATTAGGCAGCCAACACGCTTCCATTACACACATCAGCCAGTTTGCCTCTGAAATTGCTTCGTGCCGTACTTTTTGCTTCTTGCACGAGCTGGAGATGCTCCACAAACAAAACCTCATCCAAGGCGGAACGCTCAACAATGCCATCGTGATTGTGGACCGTGTAGTGGCCGACAACGAACTGGATTACTTAGCCAAGCTCTTCAACCAACCTAAGGTAGAAATACGTAAAGAAGGTATCCTGAACAACGTGGAGCTGCGCTACAGAAACGAACCTGCTCGCCACAAACTCCTCGACTTAGTAGGAGATTTGGCACTGGTAGGCCGCCCTATCAAGGCGCAAATCTTGGCAGCACGCCCCGGCCACGCCGCCAACATCGCTTTTGCCAAGAAAATCAAGCGCCAAATAGAAGCCAAGAAAAAAGACAGCCGCATTCCTGACTATAACCCCAAGCTGCCGTCTCTGCTCGATATCAATCAGATAGGTCAGATGTTGCCACACCGCTACCCTTTCCGGTTGGTAGATAAGATTTTTTATCTTGATGATACTTCTGTGGCCGGTATCAAAAATGTTACTATCAACGAGCCGTTTTTCCAAGGGCACTTCCCCGGCAACCCTGTGATGCCAGGAGTACTGCAAATAGAAGCTATGGCTCAAACAGGTGGTATCCTTGTGCTTAGCACCGTACCCGACCCCGAAAACTATTGGGCATACCTAATCGCTATTGAAAGCTGCCGCTTTAAGAAAATGGTACTCCCCGGCGATACAGTGGTCTTCAAATGTACCCTGACGCACCCCATCCGCAGAGGCATAGCCAAGATGCAGGGTCAAGCCTTTGTAGGCGATAATTTAGTTTGTGAAGCTGTTCTCTCAGCAAGTATTGTTAGAAAAGATGAAAAATAG
- the lpxD gene encoding UDP-3-O-(3-hydroxymyristoyl)glucosamine N-acyltransferase, with amino-acid sequence MKFTVQQIAQLINGDIQGDAQATVATIAKIDEPAPEESICFLANDKYENFLYTTTATAVMVRRGFVPKKSVQTTLIFVDDPYIAFTRLLGHYHKLTNPPKVGIEQPCFIHPEAKIGQNCYVGAFAYIDKGAVIGDNVQIHPQSYVGEGAKIGAHTVLMNGARVQAHCSVGAHCQIHPAAVVGSDGFGFAPQADGSYVNIPQLGTVIVEDYVSIGANTTIDRATFANTATIIRKGVKLDNLIQVGHNVEIGAHTVISAQSGISGSTKIGQYCVLGGQVGVANSLSIADRVKIGAKSGINRNIKEEGRILQGYPALDFQGFLKSSVIFRKLPELQKRVEDLEKHQRNHTAE; translated from the coding sequence ATGAAGTTCACAGTCCAACAGATTGCCCAACTAATAAACGGCGACATCCAAGGCGATGCACAAGCTACCGTGGCAACCATTGCCAAGATAGACGAGCCAGCTCCTGAAGAATCGATTTGCTTTTTGGCCAACGATAAATACGAGAATTTTTTGTATACCACTACTGCTACGGCGGTAATGGTACGCAGGGGCTTTGTCCCTAAAAAAAGCGTACAAACAACGCTTATTTTTGTAGATGACCCCTATATTGCGTTTACCCGGCTTTTGGGGCATTATCATAAGTTGACCAACCCGCCCAAAGTAGGTATCGAACAGCCTTGCTTCATTCACCCAGAGGCCAAAATTGGCCAGAATTGTTATGTGGGCGCATTTGCCTATATCGACAAGGGAGCAGTCATCGGGGACAATGTACAGATACATCCCCAAAGCTATGTGGGCGAAGGCGCTAAAATAGGCGCGCACACTGTCTTGATGAACGGCGCACGCGTACAGGCGCATTGCAGTGTTGGGGCGCACTGTCAGATACACCCTGCGGCCGTTGTAGGCAGCGACGGCTTTGGCTTTGCTCCACAGGCCGATGGCAGCTATGTCAACATCCCACAGTTGGGCACAGTGATTGTAGAAGACTATGTCAGTATCGGAGCCAATACCACCATAGACAGGGCTACCTTTGCCAACACAGCCACCATTATCCGAAAAGGAGTCAAACTGGACAATCTCATTCAAGTAGGGCATAATGTTGAAATAGGCGCACACACGGTCATCTCAGCGCAGTCGGGCATCTCCGGCTCCACCAAGATTGGCCAATACTGTGTGTTGGGCGGGCAAGTAGGGGTAGCCAACTCCCTTAGCATCGCCGACCGGGTGAAAATAGGGGCGAAATCAGGAATCAACAGGAACATCAAAGAGGAAGGGCGCATACTACAAGGCTATCCGGCGTTGGACTTTCAGGGCTTCCTCAAATCATCGGTTATTTTCCGCAAACTCCCCGAGCTCCAAAAACGGGTCGAAGACCTTGAAAAACACCAACGTAACCATACCGCTGAATAA
- a CDS encoding HD domain-containing protein yields the protein MILPYNKRKIINDPVYGFINIKSDLIFDLLEHPYFQRLRRIRQLGMADYVYPGALHTRFHHALGAMHLMGVALDTLRHKGYEVSDQEFEAAQIAILLHDIGHGPMSHALEHTILSGVPHEYLSLQLMEALNRHYQGALQLTIDIFTGRYPRPFLHQLVSSQLDIDRMDYLQRDSFFTGVSEGTIGASRIIKMLALHNDALVVEEKGIYSIENFLTARRLMYWQVYLHKTNVSADVMLIQLINRAKQLVQQGQELFAPPSLHTFLAKEVSMDDFKQDTNYLRAFANLDDYDIWACIKLWVDHPDKVLSRISRMLLSRQLFKVRMSREPIKPEQVKELRKQLRKQLQLDKEEAKYFVVKGIAANEAYLSDYNTINILCKDGRVIDIAQASDLPNIKALRKVVKKYYLCWYHLI from the coding sequence ATGATATTACCCTACAACAAGCGCAAGATAATCAACGACCCGGTTTATGGGTTTATCAATATCAAGAGCGACTTGATCTTTGATCTTTTGGAACACCCCTATTTTCAGCGCCTGCGGCGTATCCGGCAGTTGGGGATGGCCGATTATGTGTATCCGGGGGCGCTACACACCCGCTTTCATCACGCTTTAGGGGCTATGCACCTGATGGGAGTTGCGCTCGATACCCTCCGACACAAGGGCTATGAGGTTTCTGACCAAGAGTTTGAGGCAGCACAAATCGCTATTTTGCTACATGACATCGGCCACGGCCCAATGTCACACGCCTTGGAACATACCATCCTTTCGGGAGTACCTCACGAATACCTGTCGCTCCAGCTGATGGAAGCTCTCAACCGACACTATCAAGGGGCGTTACAACTCACTATCGATATTTTCACGGGTCGTTATCCGCGCCCTTTTCTACACCAATTGGTATCGAGCCAGCTCGATATCGACCGGATGGATTACCTCCAGCGAGACTCATTTTTTACCGGCGTATCCGAGGGGACAATCGGTGCCAGCCGCATTATCAAAATGCTGGCGCTGCACAATGATGCCCTAGTGGTAGAAGAGAAGGGTATCTATAGCATCGAGAATTTTCTTACTGCCCGCCGCCTGATGTATTGGCAAGTATATCTGCACAAGACTAATGTCAGCGCTGATGTGATGCTCATTCAGCTCATCAACCGCGCCAAGCAACTTGTGCAACAAGGCCAAGAGTTGTTTGCCCCCCCAAGTCTACACACCTTTTTGGCCAAGGAAGTGAGTATGGATGATTTCAAGCAAGATACAAACTACCTCCGGGCCTTTGCCAACCTAGATGATTATGACATCTGGGCCTGTATCAAGCTTTGGGTAGACCACCCTGACAAGGTGCTTTCGCGCATTAGCCGGATGCTCTTGTCGCGACAGCTTTTCAAAGTACGGATGAGTCGCGAACCTATCAAGCCCGAGCAAGTCAAGGAGCTCCGCAAACAGCTCCGCAAGCAGTTGCAGCTTGATAAAGAAGAAGCTAAATACTTTGTAGTCAAGGGAATAGCGGCTAATGAAGCCTATCTTTCGGATTATAATACAATCAATATCTTGTGTAAAGATGGGCGTGTGATTGATATTGCCCAAGCCTCTGATTTGCCCAACATCAAGGCCTTGCGCAAGGTAGTCAAGAAATATTATTTGTGCTGGTATCACCTAATTTAG
- the hisF gene encoding imidazole glycerol phosphate synthase subunit HisF, translated as MLTKRIIPCLDVKDGLTVKGVQFENLVVAGDAVELGSRYAAEGADELCFLDITATNEKRKTLAELVKRIAAHINIPFTVGGGISSVEDVWVLLNAGADKVTINSAAVYRPELISEAAQAFGAQCIVVAIDAKAIDGHWWVHTHGGRRAIDRRLNDWAKEAQERGAGEILFTAMNADGTKNGFALEATAALSQLLSIPIIASGGAGKPEHFKEVFQQAQADAALAASIFHFNEIGIPELKKYLEQEGVRIRP; from the coding sequence ATGCTAACAAAAAGAATCATTCCTTGTTTGGATGTTAAAGACGGCCTGACCGTCAAAGGAGTTCAGTTTGAAAACTTGGTAGTAGCCGGAGATGCTGTGGAGCTAGGCAGCCGTTATGCAGCGGAAGGAGCTGATGAGTTGTGCTTTCTGGACATTACGGCCACCAACGAAAAGCGTAAGACCCTGGCCGAATTGGTGAAACGTATTGCAGCCCATATCAACATCCCTTTTACGGTAGGAGGGGGCATTAGCAGTGTGGAAGATGTATGGGTACTGCTCAATGCAGGAGCTGATAAGGTGACAATCAACTCTGCGGCGGTATATCGCCCCGAATTGATTAGCGAAGCAGCCCAAGCTTTTGGCGCACAGTGTATCGTTGTGGCGATTGATGCCAAAGCCATCGATGGGCACTGGTGGGTACATACTCACGGTGGGCGCAGAGCTATTGACCGCCGCCTCAATGATTGGGCCAAAGAAGCACAAGAGCGAGGTGCCGGCGAAATCCTCTTTACGGCAATGAATGCCGACGGCACTAAAAACGGGTTTGCTCTAGAAGCTACCGCAGCCCTGAGCCAATTGTTGAGCATTCCTATCATTGCGTCGGGGGGGGCTGGAAAGCCCGAACACTTCAAAGAGGTATTCCAACAAGCTCAAGCAGATGCCGCGCTTGCAGCCAGTATCTTTCACTTCAATGAAATCGGAATTCCTGAGCTGAAAAAATATCTTGAGCAAGAGGGAGTTAGGATAAGACCTTGA